DNA sequence from the Gouania willdenowi chromosome 21, fGouWil2.1, whole genome shotgun sequence genome:
AGGTGAAATACGTATATGACATGGTACtagagctgcacgattatggccaaaatgataatcacgattattttgttcaattttgtaatcacgattattttcacaattattcatcatgttaggggaaaaaaaaaaatcagtatttttattacactacttttaaacaagcaATATGTGTagagtttacagtgcaaaatgacgctttaaataagaattataactccaaaaataaaataaaatcaacccaagaatttaaaaggCTAAccgaataaatacactattacagaatTCAGGTTCATTTAattgtggcaaccaaaatcgtgatcacaatgaaaatttgattaattatgCAGCCTACATGGTACCATATCGAATGAGAAGCAGAAAGGAAAGAGATTCTGGCAAGGTGAgaaaaaacatgagaaaaaataaGGAAGAATAccataaaaatcaataacacaagataCAAAACATTAATCAGTAAGTACTAAGGTCCGATCACATGAGATCTAATGGCATGAGATACAATGAGATTAAATGAGATCAGAATGAATGACATAACATGAAAACCTGACATGACATTTTTATTATACTATACAGTATGTCATGAAAACATTAAATGGGGGAGTTAGTGTGAGCTATAAGATGACATGAGATAACACTGTTTGCAGTATGATGATTTCACCTGACAACAAGGTTAGAATAACACATCAGATCATATGACATAACATaagataatatatatatcttatgatattaaatttaaaaaagctaatagttgaaagaaaaataagttaAATGAGATGTGATGGGAGAAATAATACGAATTTGAACAATATTCTGTACAATGAGATAAAACATTATCATGTGAGGTGTAATGAGAAAATTAGCTATAGTGACATGATATGGCATTGCATGAACATATGTAATAAGGTGGCATCACATAATAAAAAGAGGCCAAATGAGATGACAACAtaaagaaaatacttttttttttacatggaacaataaaaataatgagaTTTGTGGGCTTGACTTGCAATGATATGTCGTCACATTGCACAACATGGTACTTATGCTTTGATGATACTCTGATTTGAAAAGACTAGGTAACAACAACATCTGCTCAAAGCACAACTTACATAACATACTGTAGCTATGTTGTATGAGAGTTTGCTTTAGAGTGAGAGAGAGCATTAAGCAGACTCTTACGTTTAGTGACGTGCGCTGCTGCTTGTTGTACGGACTGTATTTGGGTTTGCTGGGTTTTCCAGCCACTCGGTCCTTGTGCCTCCTGCTGGATATGTGCTGcaattaagaaaaaataagaaaaaagtcaagcaaatacaaacaaataaatagcaGAAACAAGTATGAGgacaaaaactatttatttgatCAAACTAAGATACTGATCAGTTCCTACCTGCTTTAGTTGGATCTCAGAGTTGACGTGGACATCACAGATCTGACAGTGGAAGGTTTTATTCTGCAGACCAGAGCCCTTCACTGCCGGGCTGATGCCAGGCTTCAACTTGGCTCCTGCTCGAGGGTAGGCTTTGATCGGTCCAGCACCACTGCGGGCCTCCAGCATTGTTTTGTGCTTTGAACCTTACGgagaaaatacatgaaaaatggGTCAGAGGAGGGGCCAAAATGCTGCGGGTAATTCGACAGGTTTATCATCATGACATTGATCTTATTCATTATTTCTCTACCCATGCATCCTTTTATCTGTTCTGATCTTTTCACCTGCATTATGGGCCTCCAACTGAGACAAAGAGTTGACTGCAACTTTACAAAGAGAGCAATATAACAGCTTTTTGgccttctcctcctctgactcTGCAGAGAGTGGTGCATCCTGGGAGGAGGGCTGAGAAGAAGCAGCAGAGGAGGCGACAGGATGAGCAGGAGGTGGTGAAGTTTTGGAAAAAGTGGAAGAGGATGAAGATGACAAGTGTGGAGCTGGGAGAGCAGAGGGAGGGCTGGACGGGGGAGGCTCACTGCCTGCTCTGCTGGAAGTGGAGGATGAGGAgaggggggaggtggaggggagGAGCAAAGGCTTGATGGGGGAGGAGGAGTTTGTGACTCTGTACAAGACATCTGGAAAGcaaagaggaaagaaaaaatatcatcagaACAAAAGTATTCTTTAAAGCAGAGTCTGAATCAGCATCATTTGCACATCAACTCAACCTGTGTTCTGATTGGTGGATGATGGAGAAGGGGTGGGGCCTGCAGGACTATAGCTGCTCCCGTTAGTCTCAGTGGAAACGGACAGCTTAGTCTTTGCCTTGTTCTCATGAGATTTGAGCTTCTTGGCGTGACGGCTGCCTCTGTAATGGGCCTCAGCTTGAGACTGAAAAATTAAGCAGAAAGAGAAACATTTGAAAAACTCATTAGGATTTTGCTTCTCGTCGACTTTCTATCTTTTTCTGTGGCAGAGCatgattttattattctgttcTAACATTTACTGTAAGTGTGAAGTGTTAAGTACAAGCAAAGACACTCAATGATAGAataagcatgaaaaacacaaatatgttcTACTGATGCTCTAACAACTTACATCTGAGTTGAACCTTAGCTGGCAAACATGACAGAAGATCACCTGCTTCTTCTTGGGAACCATGGTAACGCCAAACGTGTGGTTGATGACGGCCTTCTGCACCGGGTCCATCTGAATGAGGTGACAGAGTTTAGAGACTGACAGTCTGCTTCAGCACTCCAACATACTTTTTGTGCTGCAAAACACGTGTTTTTGTGCTGCTTGGCAGGTGGGATGGTAATTTCAACCTGGGACGCCCATGTGTAAGATGGACATCTTGATCACCACGCTAACTTGGCTAACAATTGATGGTATGCTACATTGTCAGTGTTAGATTAGGGTTCAGTTTAgggaaatacttttttttttctttttttctagaattacttCTGATTTAAATACATCAGTCATTACATTGACTTCCATGCATCACAAAACCAATTTGTGTTTCgacagaaaataaaagtgccttACAGCACGACAAACCTGCCGAAAATGTGCTGGCATGCACAaataaatagattattttatttttgtgacagAGTCACATTCTCCCATGAGATTGGATTGTcaggacacaaacacacacgcaccgTGTTAAAGTTTGGGAAGAGTCCAACCGGCGACGTCGTATCAACAGGAAATGAAAGGAAAGGCTTCATCATCACTGAGCTAACAGTGGCACTGATAAGTCCTGGTAATGACCCGCTCACTGCACTGCACCTGCCTCCTGAAATAGACAGGCATAAACAAAACAGGAACCATTTTTAGAAACCATGAAGTCTGAATAATTATTTCATCCACAACATGCCTAATATGTCCACACTgacgttttgtttttcttttattgtagggctgggcaaaaaaatcgatttaatcgattaatcgaatttgtagataaaaacgatttttatcttgcaaattcgagtttaaaaaaaaaaaaatatatatatatatatatatatttatagccccctctttgtttacatttgtttatgttttgagtAAGCTATACGTGTGCCACAGGCatattcaattttttattcacactatgctgagaagGAAagagtttatcatttttttaattgtaatgttatatgttataaaatatgtagttatatgatttcttaatcagaaaatttaagttactgtgaaggcgctgttgcacttttgcttaaacctgggttaaagcttgaaattgctgaatgacagaacctcatttactttttattttgggattgctCTAcgtattttaactcttgaggacaatcactgTAATAaatttgcacttttgacaatatatcggATGTCTGCAATCATTTATaagtgcaattaaaaaaaaaaaatccaaaatcaaatcgaaactcgaatttttctttacaaaatccgtgaatttttttttaggcaaattCGGCCCTATTTTATTGATATATTATGATGACAGTAAACATGGATACATGTTGTCTCCTAACAACACCGTTTGCTCCAAGTTAgttaaaatctttaaatctaaaaCATTCCCTAATTCCAAACAGTTTTTTTCACTCAGCATGAGttagtttttgtatttaaagCAGCTGGAGATGattatttgattaaaatatagttttttccttttattccaCTTACTTTGTCTCATCTTGTAGCAATACACTATATACTTattctaaatgtattttcatcatGTACAACACATCTGCTTAGGTCTCCATGTTGGAAATCTACACACTTATTAcaaacattcattaaaaaaaacatcacaaagaaGTCTTTGTCTGTAGATTTACTGGATTTACTGGGACACAGGATCCTCCctttagtaaaaataaatacaaatccaCGAGTTGTGGTATTTTATTGGCGCTAACTTTAACACGAGGTGGCGTTACATTAACAGTGGCAAACAAAAGTCGAAAGATTTattctgtttgctttttttAGTCACAGCTCACAGAAGCTCCTAACAACAGTTTGTGGGTGGAAAAAACACTTGTGCCAGCTGAATAAGCCCTGACAGAGGAGGTGGTTGGATGTAGGACTTAGATTTTGTCCATCTGGCTGACTTCACTGATAATTTAAAGCCTCATTATGCTCTCAAGATAATAGCAACAATAGAAACATGCGAACTTCACAGAGGAAGTTCCTCAGTACGCAGGGCCTTCTTCTTGCTTTAACCACCACTTTAATCACTGTGCTTTACATGTAATAtctataaatgtaataaatgtactAATATAAACTAATTAATTTATCTtaatgcaatatatatattatgtgaTATTAATGCGGATTTCATTTATGTTCTCAACTTGAGAAGGAAGAGTTGCTACTTTAAGGTAGTTGTGATGGTCTTTGTCTCAACGTGTGGCGATGTAGGAGATTATGGGTTCAAGACAGCTGCAAGCACTttgctcacacactcacacatgcacacacacacacacacaccgattaCCCTTCTTATTTAAAGTGCATGTTCATTTGACACAGCAATagtttaaatgtgtaaaattattattatagtcaaaCCTTATCTGGTAAATAAGAACATCTGAATGTTtaacatctatctataaagcagcaaaggtctgcgtgtgtgtgtgtgtgtgtgtgtgtgtgtttgtggagcgaatatctcctcGACACAgaatgagttcgacctgaaagtttgtcaacggcttccaaataccacaagtATGTGCATCcgctattttagagtaatttgttgttgcaaaacgttcaaaacgttaattttaagaTTCCGGCACTCTCGGCATTGAGCGTGGTATTGAGCGCGCTCCTTCCGGTTCTGGGTTcgtgacgtcactgtgtcgcagtttgtttgggttaaaaaaataaggcaatattaaaaacattgttgtactgctaaaagttatttaaattaatacttcatggttatttaaactttcacttcctcctctgtctCCATCGCTGTGACATGCTATCGTCTGCATCTCAAACACGGGTTCTTTGAATAattcatttgaaaccgtcagccactggtgagtcttttgcagacacgtttcccattgtttaaataaTTGCTCAATAatgcgctgtttcactagagtcggtattgaacgcaacccgttcaatactccatctggaaaactgcgaattctctgtggtgccgcgcatggaagttaagctctgaccactcggttcaaaggtaaaaaaaaaaaaaaaaagacagccgaattgtagataatactttaatttacttactcactcatgtagtttggagctttgcattttgttacttttctgattggcgctacaatggctatggagtttggttatcagcgtctcaaaacatttcatggaaacacacacgcacgcacgcacacacacgcacgcacgcacacacacacggtatttataataaaaatatactaaatgagtaaaataaaacaaaaaaaacctaaatctaagcaaaaagtacacaaaacaacagaaattcacaaaaatataaaaaaatgactccaaaaaaaacatacattacagaaaaatacaccaaacaaaaatatgaaaatgactcaaaatacacaaaaccaaatatttacacaaaaagtacacaaaatgacaacagaaatgcacagacctaaaccaaaaaagatactaaaatacataaaatgactctagaatcacactacaatggcaacaaaaaacataaattatacaaaactgactccaaaaaacatacattacagaaaaatacaccaaacaataaaaatgtgaaaatgactcaaaatacacaaaactaaatatttatacacaaaatgacaatagaaatgcagttataaaaatacacataatcactccaaaaaacatacattacagaaaaatacaccaaacaaaaaaaatataaaaatgagtaaaaaaaaaacaacaaacacatttatcgtgcgcatgtcccatagaattaaaccagggaaatcgcacacactattttactttgcatccGCACATTCCTTGtaaatccaaccttcaaacacatactaatttggccataattgacaactctacttaagctcctcccactatatgaatacatacttctgatgggcactgtactagtgtttgtgtgtgtgcaggcttTATCCTCGTGTAACACAGTGAGTCAGTGTCCGTATTTGTAACTACAGCTCAATATGAGAGTGACACAATGCTGCGCTGTGAACACAGGTAACCTGACACACAGCACAACATTGTTTGGATGGAGGTATTATTAGCAAAAGGCATCATGCATGGTGatcttaaatatttaatgtcATGGTTTGAAACTCTTTTCATatcataaaacaaacaaacaaacaaacaaacaaaatactaTTTTATAATATACTATCCACAGATTACCTGAATAATATGACATTTAAGGATTAATAATGTGATGTGCATGCTTAAAGGCACTTCAGACCTTTGTTGGAATAATGTATATGTTAATAGATTGTGCTTTCCTTAGCCTGTCAACACAGTCAGGTAAACTAAATGAATGTGATTGAAATATACAGAACGCTGAGTCAGCTCAGAGGGCAAGGTGGGCAGGTGGTCAATCTATTACAGAGACACAATCACATTTACTTACTAGTtatcaacaaacacacactggcaAGGGTTCACAGGGGTTTAACCAAAAGACGCAGAGACTATCtttcaaacaacaacacaaccatAAAATACCAGGATAACTAACGTTACCAGTACAATACTGGATGAGAAACTGGGTCAATGTCAAACAGCATTTTACCTCTGTCTATGGGGGtcaaattcattcatttttttgctTGTCTGTTAGCGGGACTACGTCAGACCAGATTTTGGAggaattttaaccaaagatagattatacgccatggaagattgcaaaacattttagaagagatctggatcaatactgattctggattctGGAAAATTCTGAAATGTATATCTCGGTTTTAAATTGACTAATCTATTATCTGGTGAATATTATCTAGCAGCTGGAAATAAGGACATCACTAAAAACTGGCTAAAGACCAAAGGACCAAACCTCAAGCAATAGATTATAATTATGGATGATATTCTTGAGATGGAAAGACttactttcaaattaaaaatgaagaaagaatGCTTTGATAAAAACTGGGGAAAATGGTTGGCATATACAACCAAGAAAGATTAGGAGAAAAAAGAGGTATAGAGTAACACACCACAGGTCTTGTTCATAGTATTTGTACAAACCCTTTAAGAAATATAGTCTATTGTTTCCTTTTATTCAATaatgttttagattttttgtcTTGTAGAAAAATAAGTGTactaacaaaatgaaaacacaataaaaaaatgactaatcTTCATTacatttgactcagttatggtGGGTTGGTTCCTTCATTAACCCACCAAGTTTGATTCAGATTGAATCTGGATTGCGAATTTCACTacaattttgttaaaaaaaaaatgggggtggtcatacatttggacctagtgtatcattattaattgtgatagaaatgtcttacaagcctttaaagtatgaatgatcatggtaccatgataagGACCACTGACCCAGGAAACTGCCAATACAGTATCTGGTAATATctggatatttggtgcttggcggtGGCTCGCGTGTTTGTCGCTATTCCAGCCGTGCTTTATTCTGACACTATAAACGTACAGAGGTGTTGAAGTCTAATCATTAAACCTACAATTAACTTTCCAAAGTGCATTTCCACCTCTTCAAGATCATATCCatccacatatttcaaacaaCCCTCACAAAGCTTTTAATTGACTCTTCAATTGTACTCAAGGGCACGTAAAGCATTTCAAGACGCTCAGAACATGACAACAACTATTTGTGCCTTCTCGAAAACATCTTAAGCCTTCACAAACCCTGTATCCTGAGCTGCCTCCGCTGatcttttttttccagtgtcagAGTTCTATCCTCTCTCAACACCACACTCAAATATGGTGTAATGTTACTCTGCACCCCTGCCGTTTTACACTTTTACCCTCCCATATTAAAACACTAACCTTCAGCCGTGAGCGTGGAGGCCATAAACGACTGTGTTTCATTTATGATGTGTATGATTTGGATGTTATGTGCGTCTGTGATTGACCCTGTGCTGACAGTCGCCTTGATTCTGTCCTTCTGTCCTCAGAGATCTAGTTACATCGTGCGCACGGTAACCCATCTCTCTTACAGTAAGTTGCCGTTCTAAGAAGCTTCTATAAATACTGATCGACACATCTGCTACTGCGTTCACGTGGAAGCAGTCTGTTCACTGTAACAGGCCTGCGACTCTATTTTAGAACGCTGATGATTGATACGAGGATCAATCAGAGCTCCACCTGTGAACAAACACATGGCTGGGGATATTTTCCATTTATAGGGAAACAAACAGTTGGGCCGTTTGAAATTGAGCAAAAACAGTCGGCCAGCAGGGATCAGGAGGACTTTAACTGGACAGTTTCTGAGCAGAGATACTGGAATAAAGCATCAGGCTCATAGTTTAAACTTTCAGCTAACAACTGTTTAGATTTGGTGACTAAAGTGCATGAACTTCCTCATGCCATTAAAGACCTGAGGGATCTTTCACAGCCAACCACCAGAGATCAGAGTTTCAGTGTGCAAACCTGAAAGTatagagcacatgtgtcaaactcatggcccgtgggccaaatacggccctttcgagcatcaaattcggctcgtgggagaaagtaaaaatgacagacaaaacgTGAAACATTGCGTAAACCAAACTCAACAATATATTGCataatttcagtcatttttcatgttaaactgttgaaaaaaaccaaaagattCTTCAAAAAACTTTCCATTTTCctaaaattattacataatatttcccttatataaaaagaaattggtcaaaaaatctgggaaaattaaagtgaaaattGCTGAATGGACTGTTATGactgtgggggaaaaaaagtcataaaagcAAAGGTAGGACATTAAACACTACATAGACCTGACAGTGTTCTTCTAACATTATCTCTAGCATGAGCAAAATATGAATTGCCATCATCAATAACTCTTCAGTGAACACAGTCTCTTGATTATTTGGTAGGAAGAAAGTTAATCACTGAATTAGGCTTTTATGCAAACAATGGCTTTAACAtgtttgtattgattttttGCGCCATGACACTGGTTCACTTCTTACTGGGGTGAATTGCTATGGCAACTTATGCTAAACATCCAACTTGCACCGgagcaggttttgttctggataaGAGATCAGCGAGTAaaaaagccccgcctcctgaccaatcagttttcctggaaatgacctgcccattctTAGAGGATCCTGGTTGGTCTGGGATGGCCTTAGGAGAGAAAGAATATTTCAGGATAGATTTAtccaatgacatcctataggaaagtATAGAGTTTCATCAGAAGGACTGCAAACATTTGTCAGCTGGTGGAGTCTTATGTAGCCGTAACGCATCGCAGTCAGGTGCTCAAAGTAACGCAGACCGTGTCCATTTTTGTCACAGAAAACCAGACATTTAGTTTTAGCCATTAAGTCATCAGGATTATTTCAGTTACTGTCAACAAAATAACATTAAGATGTTAGTcgattaaatctgttacagatatagtcaatTAAAATATAGAGGACAAgagtatataaaatattaaattaccattgatcaacctgatattggatggtattgatgtttgtaaatacacacagacagacttaATGTGATTAATGCGTAATACCATATAATCACATGAGTTCTAATTGGATTTAGCCCCACGTGATGAAATtatagtttcactttattagtctacaaaaatattaatacagtTTGAAATAGGTTTCGTTAACATAATTTTAAAAtggtcatagtctagttattgtcatttaaaaacgAGTAGACGACGAAAACTATGCCAAAAATTTCTATtggacaaaatgaacactgctgtTTAC
Encoded proteins:
- the znf385b gene encoding zinc finger protein 385B isoform X3: MKTPLSPSQLLDSGRIFLFGGVCPEMMDTPPTINLPVQTTPSPAQSSSYLLCEVCNLQLTSDAQAQLHYNGRSHLRRVKQLKVGETGQQPAAGAQLRTLSQNTGLHSQPTGLTPSSVLSPALNATPSSAGGRCSAVSGSLPGLISATVSSVMMKPFLSFPVDTTSPVGLFPNFNTMDPVQKAVINHTFGVTMVPKKKQVIFCHVCQLRFNSDSQAEAHYRGSRHAKKLKSHENKAKTKLSVSTETNGSSYSPAGPTPSPSSTNQNTDVLYRVTNSSSPIKPLLLPSTSPLSSSSTSSRAGSEPPPSSPPSALPAPHLSSSSSSTFSKTSPPPAHPVASSAASSQPSSQDAPLSAESEEEKAKKLLYCSLCKVAVNSLSQLEAHNAGSKHKTMLEARSGAGPIKAYPRAGAKLKPGISPAVKGSGLQNKTFHCQICDVHVNSEIQLKQHISSRRHKDRVAGKPSKPKYSPYNKQQRTSLNKELVAPSLSSSFLPTPFVPPSSSLNPSLSLPPSSLSSPSLFTQASSPLTPAISLHPRPPVSTSLFTASFLRPAPGPIRTSQGPILFTPY
- the znf385b gene encoding zinc finger protein 385B isoform X1, producing MMSLSSLSEMKTPLSPSQLLDSGRIFLFGGVCPEMMDTPPTINLPVQTTPSPAQSSSYLLCEVCNLQLTSDAQAQLHYNGRSHLRRVKQLKVGETGQQPAAGAQLRTLSQNTGLHSQPTGLTPSSVLSPALNATPSSAGGRCSAVSGSLPGLISATVSSVMMKPFLSFPVDTTSPVGLFPNFNTMDPVQKAVINHTFGVTMVPKKKQVIFCHVCQLRFNSDSQAEAHYRGSRHAKKLKSHENKAKTKLSVSTETNGSSYSPAGPTPSPSSTNQNTDVLYRVTNSSSPIKPLLLPSTSPLSSSSTSSRAGSEPPPSSPPSALPAPHLSSSSSSTFSKTSPPPAHPVASSAASSQPSSQDAPLSAESEEEKAKKLLYCSLCKVAVNSLSQLEAHNAGSKHKTMLEARSGAGPIKAYPRAGAKLKPGISPAVKGSGLQNKTFHCQICDVHVNSEIQLKQHISSRRHKDRVAGKPSKPKYSPYNKQQRTSLNKELVAPSLSSSFLPTPFVPPSSSLNPSLSLPPSSLSSPSLFTQASSPLTPAISLHPRPPVSTSLFTASFLRPAPGPIRTSQGPILFTPY
- the znf385b gene encoding zinc finger protein 385B isoform X2 translates to MMSLSSLSEMKTPLSPSQLLDSGRIFLFGGVCPEMMDTPPTINLPVQTTPSPAQSSSYLLCEVCNLQLTSDAQAQLHYNGRSHLRRVKQLKVGETGQQPAGAQLRTLSQNTGLHSQPTGLTPSSVLSPALNATPSSAGGRCSAVSGSLPGLISATVSSVMMKPFLSFPVDTTSPVGLFPNFNTMDPVQKAVINHTFGVTMVPKKKQVIFCHVCQLRFNSDSQAEAHYRGSRHAKKLKSHENKAKTKLSVSTETNGSSYSPAGPTPSPSSTNQNTDVLYRVTNSSSPIKPLLLPSTSPLSSSSTSSRAGSEPPPSSPPSALPAPHLSSSSSSTFSKTSPPPAHPVASSAASSQPSSQDAPLSAESEEEKAKKLLYCSLCKVAVNSLSQLEAHNAGSKHKTMLEARSGAGPIKAYPRAGAKLKPGISPAVKGSGLQNKTFHCQICDVHVNSEIQLKQHISSRRHKDRVAGKPSKPKYSPYNKQQRTSLNKELVAPSLSSSFLPTPFVPPSSSLNPSLSLPPSSLSSPSLFTQASSPLTPAISLHPRPPVSTSLFTASFLRPAPGPIRTSQGPILFTPY